A single region of the Gossypium arboreum isolate Shixiya-1 chromosome 12, ASM2569848v2, whole genome shotgun sequence genome encodes:
- the LOC108478720 gene encoding ribonuclease 1-like codes for MESKCLLLIYLLVLQSLALLCVSQDFDFFYFVQQWPGAYCDSDKNSCCYPTTGKPAADFSIHGLWPNYNDGSYHQNCDSNNPFDASKISDLISNMRKNWPSLSCPSNDGESFWSHEWEKHGTCSESVFDQHPYFETTLGLKQQTNLLKALKAAGIEPDGSSYSLENIKDAIKEGSGYTPWIECNEDSSGNSQLYQVYLCLDKSGSNLIECPVFPKGKRCGSEIEFPTF; via the exons ATGGAGTCTAAGTGTTTACTTCTTATCTATCTTCTGGTTTTGCAGTCTCTGGCACTTCTCTGTGTTTCCCAGGATTTTGATTTTTTCTACTTTGTTCAACAA TGGCCAGGGGCTTACTGTGACTCAGACAAGAACAGTTGTTGTTACCCTACAACAGGGAAGCCTGCTGCTGATTTTAGCATTCATGGACTTTGGCCTAATTACAATGATGGGTCATACCATCAAAATTGTGATTCTAACAACCCATTTGATGCATCTAAG ATTTCAGACCTCATCAGTAACATGAGAAAGAACTGGCCATCATTGTCTTGTCCAAGCAACGATGGGGAAAGCTTTTGGTCACATGAATGGGAGAAACATGGTACCTGTTCCGAGTCTGTCTTTGATCAACATCCCTACTTCGAAACAACACTCGGCTTAAAGCAACAAACCAATCTCCTTAAAGCTCTTAAAGCTGCAG GAATCGAGCCAGATGGAAGTAGTTACAGTTTGGAGAACATTAAAGATGCTATAAAAGAAGGAAGTGGGTATACACCTTGGATAGAGTGCAATGAAGATTCATCAGGGAACAGCCAACTTTACCAGGTGTATCTATGCCTGGACAAATCAGGGTCCAACCTCATTGAATGCCCCGTTTTTCCTAAAGGGAAGAGATGTGGGTCGGAGATTGAATTTCCTACCTTTTAG